The Pseudoalteromonas ruthenica genome has a window encoding:
- a CDS encoding lysophospholipid acyltransferase family protein, whose amino-acid sequence MLSKLNYCWRVLGTGFCFSVFGLGGVVLSVLVFPLQRVCYHEPHVRQARARKVVHYSFRFFVALMDTLGVIGFHVYDKQVLKTLKGELVLANHPSLIDVVVLISAIPNADCVVKAHLFKNPFMRGVIKSTGYISNADPQGLLEDCERSLAQGNNLIIFPEGTRSHGGRLNRFKRGAANIALRAQCPIRAVLITMQPSTLTKGVPWYRVAPVKAHMHLQVAQEQPQPWLQDEQPVSVQSRALTRYLQTYFHNQVEKL is encoded by the coding sequence ATGCTCAGTAAACTGAACTATTGTTGGCGTGTGCTGGGCACTGGTTTTTGTTTCAGTGTCTTTGGTCTTGGCGGTGTTGTGCTCAGTGTATTGGTCTTCCCGTTGCAGCGTGTGTGTTATCACGAACCGCATGTGCGTCAAGCTCGGGCTCGAAAAGTGGTGCATTATAGCTTTCGCTTCTTCGTGGCATTGATGGATACTTTGGGCGTTATTGGTTTTCACGTGTATGACAAACAGGTGCTGAAAACGCTAAAAGGGGAGTTGGTATTGGCTAATCACCCCAGCCTCATTGACGTAGTGGTGCTGATATCTGCCATTCCCAATGCTGATTGTGTTGTTAAAGCCCACTTATTTAAAAACCCGTTTATGCGTGGCGTGATAAAAAGCACTGGCTATATAAGTAATGCCGACCCACAAGGTCTGCTCGAAGATTGTGAGCGCTCTTTAGCACAAGGTAATAATCTCATTATATTTCCGGAAGGTACGCGCTCTCACGGTGGCAGACTGAACCGTTTTAAGCGTGGAGCGGCAAATATTGCTTTACGAGCACAATGTCCCATAAGGGCGGTGTTAATTACAATGCAGCCGAGCACCTTAACCAAAGGGGTGCCTTGGTATCGAGTGGCGCCCGTGAAAGCGCACATGCATCTGCAAGTTGCTCAAGAGCAGCCGCAGCCATGGCTGCAAGATGAACAACCGGTAAGTGTGCAGTCGCGCGCGCTGACTCGGTATTTGCAAACCTATTTTCATAACCAAGTAGAAAAATTATGA
- a CDS encoding phosphopantetheine-binding protein, producing MNELKLQLKQLIINSLDLEDVSVDDIDDSEPLFVDGLGLDSIDALELGLAIKKEFNVKIDANSEQTKAHFASINALAEFIEQSRNNA from the coding sequence ATGAATGAGTTAAAATTACAACTAAAACAACTAATTATAAACAGTTTAGACCTGGAAGATGTCAGCGTTGATGACATTGATGACAGCGAACCTTTGTTTGTTGACGGCCTTGGTCTAGATAGCATCGATGCTTTAGAACTCGGCTTGGCGATTAAAAAAGAGTTTAATGTGAAAATTGATGCCAATTCAGAGCAAACCAAAGCGCATTTTGCCTCAATTAATGCGCTCGCTGAGTTTATCGAACAATCCCGCAACAACGCCTAA
- a CDS encoding acyl carrier protein, which yields MKTAAEIYDVLRGILENDFEIEADDISMQASLYEDLDLDSIDAVDLVVKLREITGKKIEPEAFKQVRTVSDVVDEVHKLVA from the coding sequence ATGAAAACCGCTGCTGAAATTTACGACGTATTACGTGGCATTTTAGAAAACGACTTTGAAATTGAAGCCGATGATATCTCCATGCAAGCCAGCTTGTATGAAGATCTCGATCTCGATAGCATTGATGCCGTCGACTTAGTCGTCAAGCTGCGTGAAATCACTGGTAAAAAGATCGAACCTGAAGCCTTTAAGCAGGTACGCACGGTATCGGATGTGGTTGATGAAGTACATAAACTAGTCGCTTAA
- a CDS encoding AMP-binding protein gives MDSLNKLIDLLAPNCASDENAFITADTLIKRINAFSAHYKKLDMSTAVVLYHSDSVEFFIRLMALAQTPIDIILPPNAQPQTLAKMRQLSAFFCGEHSAASEGGFSYIDEALDDTSSSLLAEQRNDNIYWPNDKISGRLIFFTSGSSGPAKAIYKTWTAINRELNTLEQTFMARLAADSPRFVATVSHQHIYGLLFKVLWPARFGHCWHGPMFHYPEHLAQYIDSQAPNNWVLVASPAQYSRLVQDNVLGGKRSNLAMLFSSGGPLEDSDATQLYQQFERAIIQVYGSTETGGIAYRQVSTSGAVPWQPFPGVTLVRHNGQLTLKSPLLDEPMRLDDKVQLLSNGEFMLLGRADRTVKVAEKRVNLVGMEARLIAHPWVKHAAIMQLSTGRLGALVVLTREGLEQFEQCPRKHISQTLKVHLGLEFEAVCLPRKWRYLQSLPYNSQGKLVSSELESYFD, from the coding sequence ATGGACAGCTTAAATAAATTAATCGACCTATTGGCGCCAAATTGTGCCAGTGACGAGAACGCCTTCATCACTGCTGATACACTGATTAAGCGTATCAATGCGTTTAGCGCACATTATAAAAAGCTAGATATGAGCACAGCGGTGGTGCTGTATCACAGCGACAGCGTTGAATTTTTTATCCGCCTCATGGCGTTAGCACAAACCCCCATAGACATTATCTTACCGCCCAATGCGCAGCCGCAGACCTTGGCGAAAATGCGTCAGCTAAGCGCATTTTTTTGCGGCGAACACAGTGCAGCCTCTGAAGGCGGGTTTAGCTATATTGATGAGGCGCTCGACGATACGTCCAGCTCATTATTGGCCGAACAGCGCAATGACAATATCTATTGGCCGAATGATAAAATAAGCGGCCGGTTGATCTTCTTTACCTCAGGAAGCAGTGGCCCTGCGAAAGCCATATACAAAACCTGGACAGCGATAAATCGCGAGCTCAACACACTCGAGCAAACCTTTATGGCTCGCCTTGCTGCTGACTCACCACGGTTTGTGGCTACGGTGTCCCATCAGCATATTTACGGTTTACTTTTTAAAGTATTATGGCCCGCCCGTTTCGGCCATTGCTGGCACGGACCAATGTTCCACTATCCTGAGCACCTAGCGCAGTATATTGATTCCCAAGCGCCTAACAACTGGGTGCTGGTTGCCTCCCCGGCGCAGTATTCGCGGCTAGTGCAAGATAATGTCCTCGGTGGCAAGCGCAGCAATCTCGCAATGCTATTTTCTTCCGGTGGACCGCTAGAGGACAGCGATGCAACACAATTGTATCAGCAGTTCGAGCGCGCCATAATCCAAGTGTATGGCAGCACAGAAACTGGTGGCATTGCTTATCGCCAAGTCAGCACCAGCGGCGCTGTGCCTTGGCAGCCGTTCCCAGGTGTTACCTTGGTGCGTCACAACGGACAACTAACACTAAAATCGCCATTATTAGACGAGCCAATGCGCTTAGATGACAAAGTTCAGCTGTTAAGCAACGGCGAGTTTATGCTTTTAGGGCGCGCCGACCGCACTGTTAAAGTGGCGGAAAAGCGGGTGAACCTGGTGGGTATGGAGGCCCGGCTAATAGCTCACCCCTGGGTCAAGCATGCGGCCATTATGCAGTTAAGTACGGGTCGCCTCGGCGCGCTTGTGGTGCTCACTCGCGAGGGCCTAGAACAGTTCGAACAATGTCCGCGTAAACATATTAGCCAAACCCTAAAAGTGCACCTTGGTCTAGAATTCGAAGCGGTCTGTTTGCCGCGTAAATGGCGCTATCTGCAAAGCTTACCCTACAACTCACAAGGCAAATTAGTGTCCAGTGAACTGGAGTCGTATTTTGACTGA
- a CDS encoding ApeI family dehydratase: MTDFKVTHPDIVGVDEQADEVLLTLSLAPQLDYFKGHFPDAPILAGVVQLDWAIHYGRKYFGYHNAVENVEVLKFQVVMTPGLEVTLALEKKSEHKFTFRYYSHKGQHASGRIVFASDA, encoded by the coding sequence TTGACTGATTTTAAAGTCACTCACCCCGATATTGTTGGCGTTGATGAGCAAGCGGATGAGGTATTGCTAACCTTATCGCTTGCGCCCCAGCTTGATTACTTTAAGGGCCACTTTCCCGATGCACCGATTTTGGCCGGGGTGGTGCAACTGGATTGGGCCATTCACTATGGACGCAAATATTTTGGCTACCATAATGCGGTTGAAAATGTCGAAGTCCTCAAGTTTCAGGTGGTCATGACCCCAGGGCTGGAAGTGACCCTAGCGCTTGAGAAAAAAAGCGAGCATAAGTTCACTTTTCGGTATTATTCGCACAAAGGCCAGCATGCCAGCGGTCGTATTGTGTTTGCGAGTGACGCATGA
- a CDS encoding glycosyltransferase family 2 protein gives MKLCIVIPNYNHTQVIADVIAELEPMGLDIVMVDDGSAASAQRYLQQLNERFDCLHLLRHQVNGGKGAAVQTGLRWAYAQGYTHALQVDADGQHCLADMQKLIAKAKAHPHCLISGRPVYDESVPKHRYLSRYITHFWVWVETLSLSIKDSMCGFRVYPLAPCIALFDSRALGTRMDFDIEVMVCLYWQGVPSLFIDTQVIYPEQGVSHFQPLHDNLKISWLHTRLFFAMLPRLPKLLLRKPRVDS, from the coding sequence ATGAAACTGTGCATTGTGATCCCCAACTATAACCATACGCAGGTGATTGCCGATGTCATTGCTGAACTTGAGCCTATGGGCCTAGATATTGTGATGGTGGATGATGGCAGTGCAGCTTCAGCACAGCGTTATTTGCAGCAGTTAAACGAGCGCTTTGATTGTTTACATTTACTTAGGCATCAGGTTAATGGTGGCAAAGGCGCGGCGGTGCAAACGGGGTTGCGCTGGGCTTATGCTCAAGGGTACACTCATGCCTTGCAAGTAGACGCCGATGGTCAACATTGTTTGGCCGATATGCAAAAGCTTATCGCTAAAGCCAAGGCTCACCCCCATTGCCTTATCAGCGGTCGTCCGGTGTATGATGAGTCGGTGCCCAAGCATCGCTATTTAAGCCGCTATATCACCCACTTTTGGGTGTGGGTAGAAACCCTGAGCCTGTCGATTAAAGACTCCATGTGTGGCTTTCGTGTTTATCCACTGGCCCCGTGTATCGCCTTGTTTGATAGCCGTGCCTTGGGGACGCGTATGGATTTTGATATTGAGGTCATGGTGTGTCTGTATTGGCAAGGTGTTCCTTCGCTGTTTATCGATACCCAGGTGATCTATCCAGAGCAGGGCGTGTCACACTTTCAGCCGCTGCACGATAATCTCAAAATTAGCTGGCTGCATACGCGATTATTTTTCGCCATGCTGCCTCGGTTACCTAAGTTATTGCTGCGCAAACCCAGGGTAGACTCATGA
- a CDS encoding LpxL/LpxP family acyltransferase, protein MSQTHWSKMQERGSYWGMQFLLAVYKLFGRKVLWVFLFPVVFYFYLTGGKARAASKQYWQNLHRYNSTQPPWRFSTGLKHFCTFADSAFDKIDAWLGRISPAQINYRNQHLFDDLVAHKQGAIFIGSHLGNLEVCRALGMRHSHCVINVLVFTHHAVEFNRTLQRINPNVSVNLIQVSELGPDLAILLKTKVEQGEFVVIVGDRTSTTAIGRVQYCPFLGRPAPFAQGPFILAALLECPIYWLFCMRNGRGFDVHFNKYSDGLSLPRKSRQQALEKIIQDYVQELETVVQQYPYQWFNFFDFWQRDEHSARHKES, encoded by the coding sequence ATGAGCCAAACACATTGGTCGAAAATGCAGGAACGCGGCAGTTATTGGGGCATGCAGTTTTTATTGGCGGTCTATAAGCTCTTTGGTCGCAAGGTGCTGTGGGTGTTTCTTTTTCCTGTGGTGTTTTACTTTTACCTTACCGGGGGCAAGGCGCGCGCAGCCTCAAAGCAGTACTGGCAGAATTTACATAGGTACAACAGCACTCAGCCACCGTGGCGTTTTAGCACCGGGCTGAAACATTTTTGTACCTTTGCCGATAGCGCCTTTGATAAAATAGACGCTTGGCTGGGTCGCATTAGCCCAGCGCAAATCAATTACCGTAATCAGCATTTGTTTGATGATTTAGTGGCGCATAAGCAAGGGGCTATTTTTATTGGCTCCCACCTGGGAAACTTGGAGGTGTGCCGGGCGTTAGGTATGCGCCATAGCCACTGCGTAATCAATGTGTTGGTGTTTACCCATCATGCAGTGGAGTTTAACCGCACCTTGCAACGCATTAACCCTAATGTCTCAGTTAACCTTATCCAGGTGAGTGAACTCGGCCCGGACTTGGCAATTTTACTGAAAACCAAGGTTGAGCAGGGGGAGTTTGTGGTTATCGTCGGTGATAGAACCAGCACCACGGCAATCGGGCGCGTGCAATACTGCCCATTTTTAGGCCGCCCCGCGCCGTTCGCGCAAGGGCCTTTTATTTTAGCTGCGCTACTGGAGTGCCCCATTTATTGGCTATTTTGCATGCGCAACGGACGCGGCTTTGATGTGCACTTTAACAAATACAGCGACGGCTTGTCATTACCACGCAAGAGCAGGCAGCAAGCGCTGGAGAAAATAATCCAAGATTACGTGCAGGAGCTAGAGACTGTTGTGCAGCAGTACCCTTACCAATGGTTTAATTTTTTTGATTTTTGGCAGCGTGATGAGCACAGCGCGCGCCACAAGGAGAGCTAA
- a CDS encoding HAL/PAL/TAL family ammonia-lyase has product MSSRQTIHFGEKPLRIEDIVAFAHASVNAEISTSAHLQRKIDAGVAFLDQLLEKEGVIYGVTTGYGDSVTVDIPLDLVKELPLHLTRFHGCGLGAHFSAAQTRAILATRLASLTQGYSGVSWELLHLLRDMINHDILPLIPQEGSVGASGDLTPLSYVAGALVGEREVRFNEQVMSAQEAFAQSGLTAITLRPKEGLAMMNGTAVMTAVACLAFERASYAVKLATRITALSSIALKGNSHHFDEILFSVKPHSGQQQVAKWIRDDLNHYSHPRNADRLQDRYSIRCAPHIIGVLADSLPWFRQFIENELNSANDNPIIDGEGEHVLHGGHFYGGHIAMAMDSMKNAVANLADLADRQIASLVDTRYNNGLPSNLSDAQQQRRYINHGFKAVQIGASAFTAEALKLTMPASVFSRSTECHNQDKVSMGTIAARDCLRVLELTEQVLACTLLAAVQGLRLRIQRGELQQSALSADIASMYQDISGYFANLEEDRPLESTLRQTVEYIQNQRWTLYE; this is encoded by the coding sequence GTGTCTAGCCGTCAAACGATTCATTTCGGCGAAAAGCCGCTTCGCATTGAAGATATTGTCGCCTTTGCCCATGCTTCAGTGAATGCAGAGATCAGCACTTCAGCGCATCTGCAGCGCAAGATTGATGCAGGGGTTGCGTTTTTAGATCAACTCCTAGAAAAAGAGGGCGTCATTTACGGGGTGACCACCGGTTATGGCGACTCGGTGACCGTAGATATTCCTCTTGATTTGGTCAAAGAGCTGCCGCTGCATTTAACCCGCTTTCATGGCTGCGGCTTAGGCGCACACTTCAGTGCTGCGCAAACGCGGGCGATTCTCGCGACCCGTTTAGCATCACTGACGCAAGGCTACTCAGGTGTTAGCTGGGAGCTGTTGCACTTACTGCGTGATATGATTAACCACGACATTTTACCGCTTATCCCGCAAGAGGGGTCGGTGGGGGCCAGTGGCGATTTAACGCCTTTGTCTTACGTGGCCGGTGCTTTAGTCGGCGAGCGTGAGGTACGCTTTAACGAGCAAGTAATGAGCGCCCAAGAAGCATTTGCACAAAGCGGCTTAACGGCGATTACGCTACGTCCTAAAGAAGGCTTAGCGATGATGAATGGCACAGCGGTGATGACCGCAGTGGCCTGCCTTGCCTTTGAGCGTGCCAGTTATGCCGTAAAGCTAGCTACTCGTATTACCGCCTTGAGCTCTATCGCCCTTAAAGGCAATAGCCATCACTTTGATGAGATTCTGTTCTCGGTGAAACCGCACAGCGGCCAACAGCAAGTGGCAAAATGGATCCGAGACGATCTTAACCACTATAGCCACCCCCGCAATGCCGACCGCTTGCAAGATAGATACTCTATTCGCTGCGCGCCACATATTATTGGCGTGTTGGCCGATAGTTTGCCGTGGTTCCGACAATTTATTGAAAATGAGCTGAACTCCGCGAATGATAACCCCATTATCGATGGTGAAGGGGAGCATGTGTTGCACGGCGGGCATTTCTATGGCGGCCATATCGCCATGGCCATGGACAGCATGAAAAATGCGGTGGCTAATTTAGCCGATCTTGCCGATCGGCAAATAGCGTCCTTGGTGGACACCCGTTATAACAACGGCTTGCCCAGTAATCTCAGTGATGCCCAACAGCAGCGCCGCTATATTAACCACGGCTTTAAAGCAGTGCAGATCGGCGCATCCGCGTTTACCGCCGAGGCGTTGAAGTTAACCATGCCAGCGAGTGTTTTTTCCCGCTCCACCGAATGTCACAATCAGGATAAGGTGAGTATGGGCACCATCGCCGCTAGGGATTGCCTGCGGGTGTTGGAATTGACCGAGCAAGTGTTAGCATGCACGCTGTTGGCGGCAGTGCAAGGTCTGCGACTACGTATTCAGCGCGGCGAGTTGCAACAAAGCGCACTCAGCGCTGACATTGCTAGCATGTACCAAGACATCAGTGGCTATTTTGCTAATCTCGAAGAAGACCGGCCATTGGAGAGCACCCTGCGGCAAACCGTCGAGTACATTCAAAACCAGCGTTGGACCCTTTATGAATAA
- a CDS encoding acyl-CoA thioesterase, with translation MNNKNTLLSAAVDIEIPFHDCDPMQIVWHGNYARYLEVARCELLRKFDYDYLQMRDSGYDWPIVDMRIKYVGSASFTQRIRVEAYLKEYETRLKIDYVIFDSASNKRLTKAYTVQVAVDRATQEMQFVSPRIIGDKLAQVLS, from the coding sequence ATGAATAATAAAAATACGCTATTGAGCGCAGCCGTCGATATAGAGATCCCATTTCACGATTGCGACCCAATGCAAATTGTTTGGCATGGCAATTATGCCCGCTACCTTGAGGTCGCGCGTTGTGAGTTGTTGCGCAAATTCGATTACGACTATTTGCAAATGCGCGATTCTGGTTATGATTGGCCCATTGTCGATATGCGTATTAAGTACGTAGGCTCGGCCTCTTTTACGCAGCGCATTCGTGTAGAGGCTTACCTAAAAGAATATGAAACACGGCTGAAGATTGACTATGTGATCTTCGACAGTGCCTCGAATAAGCGCCTCACGAAGGCCTATACCGTTCAAGTAGCGGTCGATAGAGCCACTCAAGAGATGCAATTTGTGTCACCACGTATTATCGGTGACAAGCTAGCGCAGGTGCTATCGTGA
- a CDS encoding NAD(P)/FAD-dependent oxidoreductase, with product MINQTEQTDVVVIGAGPSGALVSALLRQRGWHVVVLEGQHFPRFSIGESLLPQCMAYLSEAGMDEVVDKHAEELGFQFKNGAAFHYQGTDTAIDFTDKFSAGRGTTYQVKRAAFDKLLADTAQAQGVEIRYGHRVEALQEHDEHIELSVASEQQRYRLQARFVLDASGFGRVLPRLLELERRSSLPTRTAYFCHINDHISAANFDRNKILISVHPQHRDIWYWLIPFADGSASLGVVGEPEYFDEALSEQQNLWRLVGQEPNLAALLDSAQAITDTQRLGGYSADVSRLYGKRYALLGNAGEFLDPVFSSGVTIALKSASLAAPIVDGFLRGEKVDFDKDFAQPLKQGVECFKTFVLAWYDGRFQDVIFYPQQRSDVRRMISAILAGYAWDKTNPYVAQSERRLDVLATLCNMETQ from the coding sequence ATGATAAATCAGACTGAACAGACGGACGTTGTGGTCATCGGTGCTGGTCCCTCTGGGGCGTTAGTCAGTGCCTTATTGCGCCAGCGTGGTTGGCACGTAGTGGTGCTTGAAGGTCAGCATTTTCCGCGCTTTTCCATTGGCGAGAGCCTACTGCCGCAATGCATGGCCTACCTTAGCGAAGCCGGCATGGACGAGGTCGTGGACAAGCATGCCGAAGAGCTGGGTTTTCAGTTTAAAAATGGCGCCGCGTTTCATTATCAAGGAACGGATACCGCTATCGACTTTACCGACAAGTTCTCTGCAGGGCGTGGCACTACTTATCAAGTCAAACGTGCAGCGTTTGACAAGTTGCTCGCCGATACCGCCCAGGCCCAGGGGGTGGAGATTCGCTACGGCCATCGAGTTGAAGCGCTGCAAGAACATGATGAGCATATCGAACTGTCCGTGGCCAGCGAACAGCAACGCTATCGGCTGCAAGCGCGATTTGTGCTCGACGCCAGTGGTTTTGGCCGGGTGTTGCCGCGCTTACTTGAGCTAGAGCGCCGCTCTAGTTTGCCCACAAGAACGGCCTATTTCTGTCATATCAACGACCATATCAGCGCCGCAAATTTTGATAGAAACAAAATTTTAATTTCCGTGCACCCGCAGCATCGCGACATCTGGTATTGGCTTATCCCTTTTGCCGATGGTAGCGCCAGCTTAGGCGTGGTGGGTGAGCCCGAGTACTTTGACGAGGCCCTCAGTGAACAACAAAACTTATGGCGCCTGGTAGGCCAAGAGCCGAATCTCGCAGCGTTGCTTGACTCGGCGCAGGCAATCACTGATACCCAGCGCTTAGGCGGCTATTCTGCGGATGTCAGTCGCTTGTATGGCAAGCGCTATGCGTTATTGGGGAATGCTGGGGAGTTTCTTGATCCGGTGTTTTCATCCGGGGTGACGATTGCGTTGAAATCGGCGTCATTGGCAGCGCCGATTGTCGATGGCTTTTTGCGTGGCGAAAAAGTGGATTTTGACAAAGACTTTGCCCAACCACTTAAACAAGGGGTAGAGTGCTTTAAAACCTTTGTCCTCGCTTGGTACGATGGCCGCTTTCAGGATGTTATTTTTTACCCACAGCAGCGCAGTGATGTGCGGCGTATGATCAGCGCCATTTTGGCAGGCTATGCCTGGGATAAAACTAATCCCTATGTGGCACAAAGTGAGCGCCGTCTTGATGTGCTTGCGACTCTTTGTAACATGGAAACTCAATAA